The proteins below are encoded in one region of Doryrhamphus excisus isolate RoL2022-K1 chromosome 4, RoL_Dexc_1.0, whole genome shotgun sequence:
- the si:ch73-29c22.1 gene encoding kelch-like protein 20, with amino-acid sequence MGVYNEQGAAIKEPQSRDMVIKDGKGGTPCHSTPQSKLPQKDVVTEMMFMVGGWTKDDPSCLVEQFSTEFNEWRTAAHMVNPRGNMAVGTLDGKIYAVGGEDNVRCYSNVERYDPDADSWSADVAPLDSPRSGVCVVAMDGYLYAIGGHDGITAMNTVERYDPKMNAWSKQVPMLTRRNRAVASVLNDRLYVIGGNDGDLTLNSVEKYNPEDGTWSICGHMSTPRENAGCTVYLGHIYVAGGKDDLGLNLCTVERFNPDTIRWTPVKRLRSKRDNVSLVVFEGALLAAGGSDGVTDLKTIEVYNNESNTWRTHCDTLQPQQHNE; translated from the exons ATGGGCGTGTACAATGAGCAAGG GGCAGCCATCAAGGAGCCACAATCTCGTGACATGGTGATCAAGGATGGCAAAGGTGGTACTCCCTGCCACAGCACACCACAAAGTAAACTACCCCAGAAGGATGTCGTCACTGAGATGATGTTTATGG TGGGTGGATGGACAAAGGATGATCCCTCTTGTCTGGTCGAACAGTTCTCTACTGAGTTtaacgagtggaggacagcCGCTCATATGGTTAATCCGCGTGGCAACATGGCTGTGGGGACCCTGGATGGCAAGATCTATGCAGTCGGTGGAGAGGACAACGTCAGGTGTTACAGCAATGTAGAGAG GTATGACCCAGATGCAGACAGCTGGAGTGCAGATGTAGCACCCTTGGATAGCCCCCGCAGTGGAGTGTGCGTGGTGGCGATGGACGGATACTTGTATGCTATTGGAGGACATGATGGGATTACCGCCATGAATACTGTGGAGAG GTACGATCCAAAAATGAACGCATGGAGCAAGCAAGTGCCGATGCTGACGAGACGCAACAGAGCTGTGGCCTCTGTGCTGAATGATCGCTTGTATGTGATTGGAGGCAATGATGGCGATTTGACGCTCAactcag TGGAGAAATACAACCCTGAAGATGGCACCTGGTCAATATGTGGCCATATGTCCACTCCCAGAGAGAACGCAGGCTGCACCGTGTACCTTGGGCACATCTACGTGGCCGGGGGCAAAGACGACCTCGGCTTGAATCTGTGCACAGTGGAGCGCTTCAACCCGGACACCATCAGGTGGACTCCTGTCAAACGCTTGAGAAGCAAGAGAGACAAT GTGTCCCTTGTGGTGTTTGAGGGTGCTTTGCTGGCCGCTGGGGGTTCTGACGGTGTCactgatttaaaaacaatagAAGTTTACAATAATGAAAGCAACACATGGAG GACACACTGTGATACACTTCAGCCCCAGCAGCATAATGAGTGA